A single genomic interval of Centropristis striata isolate RG_2023a ecotype Rhode Island chromosome 8, C.striata_1.0, whole genome shotgun sequence harbors:
- the cldn12 gene encoding claudin-12 has protein sequence MSCRDIHATNAFAFFIAFVSVAGIAVAALIPQWRVTRLVTFNRNAKNISVYDGLWAKCVKQDGHSGCYHYDSEWYSKVDQLDLRLLQFCLPTALLFGSLALLLCMAGMCKTCCCSDKPEPDIKTIRFLVNNAGCHLVAGTFLFLGGAIAIAPSVWFLFRTKEMNIKYDKIFSDGFAVYVSIGCSGGLMLASLLMFMWYCMCKKLPSPFWLPLPSMPTSLSAQPLTANGYPPSPVYGPQPFPPQAFPPTVIDAQPYVTSQGYAQTAVAPAPPQVYMSQMSAPEGYGSEVGGTQAYSYAPSQSYAPSQNYAPSQSYAPSQGYAPSQGYASSYAGHRYSSRSRMSAIEIDIPVLTQGQ, from the exons ATGTCGTGTCGGGACATCCACGCCACCAACGCTTTTGCCTTCTTCATTGCCTTTGTGTCTGTGGCAGGGATTGCTGTGGCAGCGTTAATCCCACAGTGGCGTGTAACGAGACTCGTCACATTTAATCGTAATGCCAAGAATATCAGCGTGTATGATGGCTTGTGGGCTAAATGTGTCAAACAGGATGGCCATTCAGGATGTTACCACTATGATTCAGAG TGGTACTCTAAAGTGGACCAGCTGGATCTGCGGctcctgcagttctgtctgccTACAGCCCTGCTGTTCGGCTCTCTAGCGTTGCTGCTGTGCATGGCAGGAATGTGTAaaacctgctgctgctcagacaAGCCTGAACCGGACATTAAGACCATCAGATTCCTGGTCAACAATGCGGGGTGTCACCTTGTGGCTGGGACGTTCTTGTTCTTGGGCGGAGCTATCGCCATCGCACCCTCAGTATGGTTTCTCTTCCGCACCAAGGAAATGAACatcaaatatgacaaaatattttctgaTGGCTTTGCTGTGTATGTATCTATAGGCTGCTCTGGAGGACTAATGCTGGCCTCCCTGCTGATGTTCATGTGGTACTGTATGTGTAAAAAGTTGCCTTCACCCTTCTGGTTGCCGCTGCCCTCCATGCCTACCTCTCTGTCCGCCCAGCCTCTCACTGCCAACGGATATCCTCCTTCCCCAGTTTACGGCCCTCAGCCCTTCCCACCACAGGCCTTCCCTCCCACAGTGATTGACGCCCAGCCGTATGTGACCTCCCAGGGCTACGCTCAAACTGCGGTCGCCCCTGCACCGCCACAAGTGTACATGTCTCAGATGTCTGCTCCAGAGGGGTATGGTTCAGAGGTGGGGGGGACACAGGCCTACAGCTACGCTCCCTCACAGAGCTACGCACCCTCGCAAAACTATGCACCCTCGCAGAGCTACGCTCCGTCTCAGGGCTACGCTCCGTCTCAGGGCTACGCATCCAGCTACGCCGGCCACCGCTACTCCTCCCGCTCACGGATGTCTGCCATAGAGATCGACATTCCTGTGCTGACTCAGGGTCAATAA